The Chloroflexia bacterium SDU3-3 genomic sequence ACGTGTGACGTAACAGCATCACTGTATGACATGTTGTTTTCTTGGAAAATAACCACACACAAATCAGCACAAAAATTCATGTCCAAGCAATGGTCTCCACATCGGCTTGCAGATCCTGGGTGGTACCACGGACATAGAGGAGGGTGGTATCAAGCGAGTCGTGGCCCATGATCTGC encodes the following:
- a CDS encoding site-specific integrase, with the protein product KYASHARLNAVHPHDLRHRFGYQMAARVPLHRLAQIMGHDSLDTTLLYVRGTTQDLQADVETIAWT